The Peromyscus leucopus breed LL Stock chromosome 10, UCI_PerLeu_2.1, whole genome shotgun sequence genome segment CTATTCTGTATGTCCTGGGTATTGAACTAGGGTCTTCAGATTTGATGGCAAGTACCTTTAGCTCTTGAGCCTTCTTGTTGGCTCTATAAATTTCTAATGTTATTTTCCCCATCTATCATTTTATCTGATCAAAACTCTTGACTGGTATccatgctaatttttaaaaaaagatgtgtaCCTGAATTTTCACAAGCTGCCACCGATACATTTGCTTCCCTTCTttactttatataaattatatattcagTATCTAAGATGTGTTAACATATTGATAGAACATTCTCGATTGTCTGTGAATTCTGCACCTCCTTTACGTGTTCTCACAGTACTGTGTGGCCTTCATTACAATGTTTAGTACTATAATTTTTATCTGTTTAGTACAAGGCATGTCTTAAACATGTTATCtcctttaattaaaattaatttttagagcAGACGTACTTTGTTGCATATATGGTTTTACTTAATTGTCAAATGCTAGGAGTTACATGAAGCTTTATGATAATTTTAAAGactaaaaggaaacaaacaaagagaGTCTCCTGAGATCCCCATGGCAACTGCAGCTACTAAGTGTTCAAGTGTGGACATTCTCACACCCACATATGCTTGATTTTGGTGACCACATTCTTAGTATTTATTATTAACTATTAACTCATACTAATTTTTCATAAAGGATAGAAGAAATAAGTACTAGAAAAATGAGTAAAACACCACACTCAATTTCCATCATTCAATCTATTTCGGTCTTTTGTCAGAACACGACTAattgtgttcattttttctttttttaataatgatcATGTCAATCTTGAGGAAAGCCATACAAGTCACTGGGCATCTTCTACAGCACCTTACTGGCCCCCCTTTCCCAAGATTATCTCACTCGCTTGGCCATTGCTGGACTCAGTGATCACTGGTTGGTTAGTACTTTCAGACCTCTGAACATGAAAGAATGGGTAAGTTGCTGAGGTAGAAGAATGTTGCCATGATGTCTGAGGGCCTATGTGGCAGTGGCTCCAGCAGTCATTGGTTGTTGTTTCATGCTGAATGAAGGAGTCACTGTATCAATCAGTTCTTCTGTAAAATGGTGTTAATCCTgtgtcttaaaaaattaaattagtcaGTATGTGTAGCATGCTTAAAAAAGCATTTGGAGTTGTGGTTAGTGATTTTAACCTGCCTTTGGAAATGACATATAGGTGACATCCTTCAGACTTTGTTCCCCTGAGGCTGATTATTTCTTTGACATATGAATTCAGGGAACAAATACCTAAgtaaagccaaaccaaaccagacaaaAACCCAACTACCAAATACCTAGAACACCTCATTAGTTCAAGTAAATGCTATTTAATTGGCTGTTATTTTTCACAGAGCAGGCTGGtggggtattttgttttttgtgctttttttccccttctttttcagAGGCTGATGAACATTACACAGACATCATAAAATCTGACAAATCAATTTTGAATTTGGAGAGATGGAATTTATAATTGTCTTGGTCCACGACTGCAGGGTGTACAAATGATTCTCTTGTTGACCAAACATTATTACTATGGACAACAGTGCCCacaatgattttcttttacttttggcAGATCCTGCCTTATCTAGTTTTTTCTGGATGCTGCATTCCTTGTGTGTATAGGAGCACAGATACTGCCCTTTCCTAGCACAAACAAGATAGCTTTCATCTcagccttttcttcttcccattttctccacctcttcttcctcctctttctctccttatcTTTCTCCCAAATGCATACCAGAAGAGCTTAATAAATCTCTTTGAGTAGCTGTGACACATGATTGTGCATGAATGTGCACTAAACTAGAATAAGACTAGAGGTTAGATAAGGTCTAATTGAGAAACACAAATGATTCCAATGAAAACTATTCAGTTTTGTAAAAAGTATAAAGAAATGAGAGTTATTCTTtctaggaattcttttttttttccctttggtttttcgagacagggtctctctgtgtagctttggagcctgtcgtggaactcactctatagtccaggctggctttgaactcacagagatccacctgcctctgcctcccaagtgctgtgattaaaggcatgtgccaccaccgctctgGGGAATTCTCTTTACTTAAAACCTAATGATATTGCAACAGCTGGAGGTCCTTGGTGAAGACGTTTGTCAATTTTCAGCTAAGCGTTGCTTGACAGTCTAGGTAGGCATTCCTCGAGAAGATGGACAGTAACACttacatatgtgtgtttcatgGTTTGGGCCTCACATTACCATCAACAGCTGTCATTAACTACTCATAGTGAAGGATTAATTCTGCTAATCACTCCAAACCACAAAGGCCTTTGTCTTTGATAAATGTTCAGCCAATGTTCCTCATCACCTCTGAGGTTTTGGAGCTGTGACTGTGCACTAAGATGAGGGGGCCAGTTCAGGAGCAGAACTGACTAGAAGCCCATATGGAAGCCTCTACGACCTCTTTTCCCTCCTTGCCACACCCAAGCCTTTCCAGAGCATGTCCTACTTAGCAATTTTATCCCATCCATTCTCTTGCTACTCACAATGTTTTGTTGGAGGATTTAGTAAGGCAACTCcaggtagttaaaagggaggtttatttgggggttttactTAGAACAAGTAaaggataggttacaggatctgggagaggtgaagtgcagtcaaGCGGTGTTCGCTGGAGAACTCTGATTGGTCTGCCATCCAACATTCAGGAtttccaggaaccaagagagtcagCATATCTGGATCtctggtcttaagggctcccatctcagccccacctcaggggcaggccataggtagtTGTGatagttactggaagcctcaatgggggtagtacttccaggtcaaagctggaacagctacccattaCAATGTTTCTCTCTGAACTACCTTATCTGGTTGTATCTTAAGCAGAAAACCCACAGACCCATAAAGTATTTGTATATAGAGTAAACTTCATTCTTGCAAGTGCCAGATTGTGGTTGATACATTGTacatcccaataaacttatctgggggtcagagaagcagaacaagacacagccaacctcaccttgccaattcctcagctgatcttatttcctcagactgaaagcctctgagttctcaccggAAAATGGATcgatatctttctgcttcctgccttcacttcctgggattaaaggcatgtgtccttcccaagcaaagacatgagatctcaagtactgggattaaaggtgtgtgccaccattcccagtgtggccttgaactcacagatatccagacagatctttgcctccagagtgatagaataaagggtgtgtgttaccactgcctaacttctatgtttaatatagtggctgctctgttctctatcccccagataagtttactggggtgtatatcaaccacattccccccccttttttgtctaaaataaaagttataactaatataagaaaaatgatatGCAATAAgttcaataactatatacaatatatatagtcaagaattgcATTAgcaatgtctagtctattaacatttgacaaattcagacaaaatttcattatttatcctatttttgtgagttcaatacaaaaatttatatacaatatacaaaaatccaatccaataaatataaagtatttaaaacaagtagtttctctttaaaagtagatttaataacctacctttttatcttatcatatccatattctcttttcagaatagattcaataatctaccctctattctatcatttctatattttttagagtacattcagtaatctacctcttatctatatcccctttttctttttcaaacaaaaaccttgaatctaatctccttgtttagctttttttcctgaccattatcaattagcaacttgtaaccaaccatcctaaacaatgctaattatccataagccattgaatgaccaaaaaccacccattcCACCTTtcgggaatgtgggcatcatttttcttaaaattacttcctgctgtcaggGGCTAAGACATccttgggttaattgtcaagtcctgggagagttagccgtatcatttgtccagtctctgcataatacaaaagtgcagggcttgtctcaagtccttgcttgagtagtctgtgaggctggatcatatCAGCTAGTCATCTTGAAAATTtcctgagcactttgtagtccaaagcagatctttgggtggtgtttgtcagtttAATGGCATTATCATTGTCCTAGTCGGACCATCATTGTGGGGTTCCAtcctctttttggagacttcaaagtcgcTGTTAgatgtggtcatggttccctgcagaaaacttgtgtgtgtgtgtgtgtgtgtgtgtgtgtgtctactctgtggtttggagcaatatCAATTGTATCTGTGGCAGAATCCTGTCTCACAGCCAGTCCCAAGTTTGTAATACAACAGGTTCCATTATTCCTCACCAAGATCTTCTTTGAGTTCAAATCTCTGTGAACAATAGCTGGCTTTCCTTGGGTACCAACAATCTCCATGTGAAGATGGGCAAGACCGCTTGCCATGGACAGAGAGAGTTTGACCATCCCTTCCACTATAACACTGTATCTGTTCGAGTAATCAAAAAGGGGTCCATGCTCACAGGATTCCGACACCAGCCACAGCTGAGTCCATGTGCCATTGTCTTTGTTCTCTGCTACAAATCCTAGGGTGTTCTCATGGTATAACATCACAGTTTGATAAAACTCTGCCTCTTGGAACCACGAACGTTCTTCCCTAGGAGAGAATATCTTCACGGCAACTTCTTCTCCCCACCACTTGCCTAGACAAACTTCTTCAAACTGATCATCACCAacgctttcttgtaacacgatggtcctggcagtTCTTCTCTGAACGAACAGAGGTAAACCCTTCATCCCCGGTAGCAGTGTTGCTGCCACCACCACAATGAGAATCAGCTGCCaatgcagagcagcagccacagcttccatggtcccactgcctcCATTTGGGGCCTGGctccagccccagctggccttcaactcgggatcctcctgcctctgcctcctttaacaaatcctactggcatgtgccaccacaactagCCACTtgcagcttgggcctgagctggggactgcaaggccacaggcaagtgtcTTTTTGGTGAATTTGTTCCACCAACATTGGGTAGCCAGATTTATGTGAACTTCATTTTTTGCAAATGCCAGATGATATAACCTCAATTTAGAGATGAGAGATACTGTGATAGAGCAGCAATTCCCACAGGATGTTGACAGGGGTACAAGGGCTCTTTTTAAGGTAGTAAGTTAAAAGACTTTGATCTTTCAGGAATTGGGCTGTATATAATAACATAAGAACGATAGCTctctttcctgtttatttttttcagtactaCTATTTTAGAGGAAGTTGGAGTTTAAATACAGATATTTAACACTCCTGAATCCACATGTTTCTGATTTTCACATAGAGGAAGGATGGGGTCAAGATCTTTTTTGTCACCAACAGCATCTAGCTATAATATTATGGTGTTTTActctatttttatgtatacacTAGAGTTGCAGCACATTGAAATGTTTCTTAAATAGAATTGATGTAAAGTCAATCTATGAGTAAATTTATCTCTAATAAAAGCATGAGTTAGGTTCACGTGTGTATATAATTAATTCTGGCATGTGAATTAGGAATAACAAATACAAATGATGTGTAAATGACTCTTTAAAAGAATAGCATAAAGGTAAAGGTGCCAATACCACTATTCTATGAATAGTGTAGGGCAAGCTTTTAGGAGAAGGAACCCAAATGGTATATACCTACTACATGAGGAATCTCTTCTGTGCCTTTTCCTGATGAAACAAATTTTCAGGGAATTGCACTGTGTCATGGGCTCAGAATTCCAACTAGTAATTACTATGTTCAGAACCTCTTTTATACCTTTACCTGATGAAACAAAATTTCTTCAAGGAATTGCACTGTGTCTTGGGCTCAGAATTCCTACTAGTAATTAAGGAATTACCTGTCATCTTCTCTGTATCACTGTTTCTTGAATTTTAACATGGTTTGGAAATACCTAGAGTATTTG includes the following:
- the LOC114690920 gene encoding TGF-beta receptor type-1-like; translated protein: MEAVAAALHWQLILIVVVAATLLPGMKGLPLFVQRRTARTIVLQESVGDDQFEEVCLGKWWGEEVAVKIFSPREERSWFQEAEFYQTVMLYHENTLGFVAENKDNGTWTQLWLVSESCEHGPLFDYSNRYSVIVEGMVKLSLSMASGLAHLHMEIVGTQGKPAIVHRDLNSKKILVRNNGTCCITNLGLAVRQDSATDTIDIAPNHRV